GCAGCAGAGCATCCGTCATATTCTCATCACCCACACGCACCTCGACCACATCAAGGATCTGGCTTTCCTGGCCGACAACGTCATCGGCTGCATCGACAAACCCGTTGAAATCTGGGGAACTGCGCCGACCATCGAAGTGCTCAAGGAGCACCTGATGAACGACCGCGTGTGGCCGGATTTCTCCAAGCTGCCCACCCCGGAGCAGCCGACCATGAAGTTCAACGTCATCGAGGAAGAGACCCTCTTCACCGTGGCGGGCTACGAGATCTTCGCCGTGCGTACCAACCATCCGGTTCCCAACGTGGGCTATCTGGTGCGCGACTCGAAGGGGACGTTCTGTTTCTCCGGCGATACCGGCGTGACCGAGCGTCTGTGGCAGGTCATCAACGAACGCGACGACATGATGGGACTCATCACCGAAGTCTCTTTCCCCAATGAGCAGGACTGGCTCGCCGACGTGAGCGGTCACCTCACGCCGAAGATGCTTGCCGCGCAGGCCTCGCTTCTCAAGGACCGGAAGTATCCGCTCTTCCTCTCGCACATGAAGCCCAACTTCATCGAGACACTCAAAGAGCAGGTCGGCGCCGAGAGCATCGACAACTACCGCTTCCTCGAAGTGGGCGAGACCATCGATCTCTAGCCTCGCATTCGCTTTCAGCTCCCCCAATCGGGTTGTTCAGACAGCGCTTCTTCGCGGTTGAGAATGCACTGGTTTGAGCGGTATACTTTTCTCTCTACAGACTCGAAGAACGATGAAACAGGCCTCCTTGCCGTCGGGTTGCCGCCCGACGCGACTGAACCCGGAGAGAGCACCATGAAGAAGCCCAAAACGGATTTCGTCCATGAAGTGGGCCGCAAGGGCACCAAAGAGAAACTCGCCGACGACGCGCTCCTGCTCGACACGGGCTGGGCGACGCTGGTGGTGCTCACCGGCAAGCTCAAAGGCCGCGAATACTTCATCCGCAAGGACGCCACGACCGTGGGCCGCCATGGCACGGACATCGATATCGATGATGATTCCATCTCGCGCCGCCATGCGGTGATCTACTGCAGGGCCGGGCACTTCTTCGTCAAGGACATGGGTGCCACCAACGGCACAATGATCAATGACAAGCTCTTTTCTGGAAAAGAAAAAGTCATTCGCGACGGCGACGTGCTGCAACTCGGTGACGTCGGCATGAAGCTCATGGTGAGCGAGAACTTCAAAGGCTAGGACTTCAGCTTCTCCCAGTATTCAAGGGCCTTGAGTCGCACCTTTTCGTAGCCGCGCAGGACGCGGCTCTCGAGCG
The sequence above is a segment of the Chrysiogenia bacterium genome. Coding sequences within it:
- a CDS encoding FHA domain-containing protein, producing MKKPKTDFVHEVGRKGTKEKLADDALLLDTGWATLVVLTGKLKGREYFIRKDATTVGRHGTDIDIDDDSISRRHAVIYCRAGHFFVKDMGATNGTMINDKLFSGKEKVIRDGDVLQLGDVGMKLMVSENFKG
- a CDS encoding 3',5'-cyclic-nucleotide phosphodiesterase; the protein is MRVKVCGCYGGETIDTALTGFVLDGVLALDAGSLTRSLTLAEQQSIRHILITHTHLDHIKDLAFLADNVIGCIDKPVEIWGTAPTIEVLKEHLMNDRVWPDFSKLPTPEQPTMKFNVIEEETLFTVAGYEIFAVRTNHPVPNVGYLVRDSKGTFCFSGDTGVTERLWQVINERDDMMGLITEVSFPNEQDWLADVSGHLTPKMLAAQASLLKDRKYPLFLSHMKPNFIETLKEQVGAESIDNYRFLEVGETIDL